Part of the Methylomonas sp. AM2-LC genome, CAGAAATGGAAAGAGCTTTAATTTCAGGCATTGCATTTAACCGGGACGAAGCGAAACTGACGCTGACCGGTGTGCCTGATTTGCCAGGCGTGGCATCGAAAATTCTTGGCCCCATTGCCGCCGATAATATTGAAGTGGATATGATTGTGCAAAATGTGGGTGAAAATGGCACCACCGATTTTACTTTTACCGTTAACCGTAATGATTATCTGCGTGCCAGAGCTTTATTAGATACTTTATGTGTTGATTTAGGCGGAAAACAGGTTAGTGGCGATAATAGTATTGTTAAAGTGTCTATCGTGGGGGTTGGTATGCGCTCTCATGCCGGTATTGCCAGTACCATGTTTAAAGTATTGGCCGATGAAAGCATCAATATTCAGATGATATCCACATCAGAAATTAAAATTTCTGTGGTAATTGATGAGAAATATTTAGAACTGGCTGTACGTTCTTTACACCACGCTTTTGGCTTGGATAAAGAATAAAATCAACATTGGCGGATGCTTAAACATCCGCCGTCTAGCTGCTTAATTAGTTTGCTTGGCCAATTGCGGTGGCTTCTGGAACTTCGATTAAACGTCCTGATTTAACATCATAAATATAACCATATACAGGTATTTCTTTTGGTACCAGAGGGTGGGATTTGATGCGGGTGACATCTTCCACTACACTTTCCACCTGATTACTAATGGTTAGCCAATCTACGTATTTTGCTTCTGCAGAACCTGGGCCTTCGCCATGGTCATGCCATCCAGTAGCATCAACACTTGCTGTTTTTAAACTGCTGCCTAGCAATCTGCGCATAATTTCGTCTGTAAAAGTTTCCATCCCACAATCGGTATGATGGATGACAAACCATTCTTTAGTGCCGAGTAATTTATAAGAAATAACCAGGGAACGTATTGCGTCATCACTGGCGCGACCACCCGCGTTGCGAATTACATGCGCATCGCCTTCGGATAAGCCAGCATATTTAGCAGGGTCAAGTCGGGCATCCATACAGGTAAGAATGGCAAACTGACGAGCAGGCGGCATAGCCAGATCGCCTTTATCAAAATTGGCAACGTATTCCCGATTGGCTAAAAGTACTTCATTGTGAATTTTGCTCATAAATAACCGTTAGTGTGTTGAAAAAACGTCTGACCTAAACAAAACTCAAGCCAGACGATAAGGACTATCTCCGCTAAGTATTATACCGTGCATTTTTAAGGTTTAAAGATGCGGCTCAGTTTATGGAATATAAACTATATGTTTATAATACAATTGGCGTATATCGTTTCGTTTAAAGACGAACAGCGCTTAAATCTGGCAACGGTCGTTAGGTAGGTAATAATGATTGCAAAAGTCTGATTGTTGCTATCTTAGCGCATAAAAGAGATAAATCTATTCTAAACAGATTTTATGTGTTTGTCAGAACACACAATTAATCTTTGTTGGAATTTGTTTCGCTTTCAAGTTCCTCAGTGCGATCATCGGTTTTTACAATGATCTTTCGTGGTTTTTTTAAAGCGCTATCGGGTCTAAGTAGATTAAGTCGTTTTAGCTGAGCAATAAAATACGAGTCGTAATGCCAGTTTGGTTTTGCTGCAATGGGTTCTGGTTTAGTGTCTGTAATGGGAGTCATTAATTTTTGATTATTTTTTTCGTTAATAGCGATTAAGGCTTGCAACAAAATTTGCAGCAGTTGGAGTGGTTATCTCAGTTAAAGTATATAACTTTTGATACAAGTAATCTTGAGAAAATTATACAGGCCGAAAATCTTTATACACTGTATCTCTCAGTACCATCGGTGTTTAACTAAATCGAAGCCAAGTATAGAACATAATTATTTTATATGTTTGCCATGCACTTAGCATTATGGCAGGATACAGTTATGCATAAAGGGAGATTATATGCTTGATAACCCACAATTAACCCAAACTGTCGAACAGCTTACTGCTGTTATTCGTTTAACTGTCCCTGTTTCGGAAATTAGTCATGTGATGGGGCCAGCCATTGCAGAAATAATGGCTGCAATTGCTAATCAGGGAGTAGATATTATTGGACCTTGTTTTTCTTATCACTATAAAAGACCGTCTGAAATTTTTGATTTTGAGGTGGGCTTTCCAATTAGTAGAGCTATCACTTCGATTGGTCGGGTTAAGAATAGCAACTTACCTGTTGTAAAAGTCGCCCGCACTATCTACCACGGTGGATATGACGGACTGGCTAAGGCTTGGGGTGAATTTTGTGCTTGGATTGAAACTAAAAGCCTAAATCCGCAAGAAAGCTTATGGGAATGCTATTTAGTGGGGCCTGAGTCTGGCCCAGATGCGAGTAAATGGCAAACCGAGTTGAATAGGCCGCTAAATGACTAGTGGTTTTGAAAGTAGCTTTATATTGGATGGTTTATAAACGATATATGTACAAGTTTTTATAAAGTTGTAAAAGTTAACAGTCTAGATTCAATCGCTAAATTCGAGAAAATGGTTTCGAATTGATGCGGCTCTGACAGAGAAATATCGGCCAAAACCGGCCATTGAGGATGCTGGCGAAATTTTCCATGCCTAGGTTCAGCGTATGTCAGTAGCAAAATAGAAAGCTGTCGTTCATCGTTTACAAGAGTGGTTCGACATTATGAGCGAAGCGAACGCCTCGATGAAATAGTTAGTTACCACATAGCTGTAAAAAGTGCCATCTTCTTCTGATTGGTGTATTAATTATATATAATCAATAGCTTAAGAATTTTACAGATTTTAACCAGTATTTTATCATTAAGCCACAAAATACCTAAAATCACTCTCAATAGGATATTTTTCGACTTATGATAGACTGCATTTTGGATGCTTTTGGTTAAGTTTAACCAAGATGGCGGTTTTTACAGCTATGTGGTAACTACCCCTGATGTGTGGGATTTGCATAGTATGATAAATTGAAGATACCGTAATGTATTGAAAGACAGCTAGTTTAACCTTATTACAGATTAGGTATAATTATGAATAAATTTATTTTGTTGGGCAGTTTGTCACTGCTATTGAATATATGTTTTTTGTCGTTAACCCCAGTTGAAACGTTTGCCGCAGGGAAATCCGAAATTTCGGCTGTTGCCCAACAACGTTTTGCGGTAATTGACGGACTGGATGTGCAAAATCATTGGTCTGCTGGAATCCATGTCAATTGGGAAACCGGCGACCCCGATGGCAAACCCGTCAGTAGTGAGGGTAAGCATACCCATTGTAGCGCTTTCGCCGCGGCTGCCGCCAAATCAGTGGGGGTTTACTTGCTTCGTCCGCCCGAGCACGGTCAAATCATGCTGGCGAACGCGCAACAGGAATGGCTGTTGGACGACAGCAAGGGACATGGCTGGAAAAAGCTGGCAAACGGTATAGAGGCTCAAGCTGCTGCCAATCAAGGACAATTGGTACTAGCCAGCTATGAAAACCCTAACGAAGACAAGCCTGGTCATATAGCCATAGTTCGACCATCAGACAAACCGGTTAGCCTAATTGAGACGGAGGGTCCGCAAATTACCCAGGCCGGATTAGAAAATTATCAAAGTACCAGTATCCTAGTCGGCTTTGCTGGTCATCCAAAGGCTTTTGCGGAAAATCAGATTTTGTATTTTACTCATGACGTACCTTGAATTTCATAACAGCATGAACTCCCAACCATAATACTGATTGTAAACTTATTTTTAATCATTCAGCGAAGGTAACTACTAACCTCCAGTTTTCAAACCCTTAAATTGTTGATAATCATCGTTTTTGGTGCCGGGCTTGATGCCAACAGGGATGCTGGCATCAAACTACATGTATTCACGGCGTCCTCTGTCAGCACCCCGACATTATAAGCCTGGCCGCTGACCAACTCTGTACCCGCTTAAACTTAAACTTAATCTCCACCACCACTACAACTACTGCCACCGCAGTCAAAATCCAGACCGTCTTCCCCTAATCTATGGTGCCTTTCCGCTTCTGGAAAACCATCTGTGGTACCGTCATACTGAGTGCTGGAGAAATCTTCACCGCAATGAATGGTGGTTAATTCCAGACCTGAACGATGCTGTGTTAATGCCTGGCATTCCGCAGTATAGTAAAAACCGTTGGGAATCTTAAATTTATTATCAACCGCAAATAATAACGGCAACCGGAAGGGATAACGTGGATTGATGTTTTCCTCTTTGCAGGCAAACCACCAGATGCAGCGCAGACCACTATTATCCTTGCGATTTTCTCCCAGCATGATCGCCGGTGTATGGTGCAGAAAACAGCCAAAAGCCTGCTGACAAAACAATTTATAATGCCGGGTATATAAGATGAACTCATGCCATAAATCATCCACCACCTGAGATGGCATGGCCACAAACTTGCAATCACCGTGAAGATAAGCCAAAAAAAACTGGCGTAACGCCTGACCTACCAGTTGGCAGTCTTTGGGCGTTAAATGAGGATGATGTTGACGCAGTTTTTTATACAAGCCTGGAGGGAAACTTGCCTTGCGAATAAACTCCGCTCTGCGAATTTGAATATTTTGCTTAATGATGACATACAGCACTAAGCTAAAAACCACAATCACAACAAAAAGGGCAAGTTGCATCTCAAGATCTCGTCAGCCTTTCAATCACAAAAAAATCATTTCGGTCAAGCCCTAATGATTACCTAACCGGATGCGGACTGCACCCAACTTTAGCGTAAAAACACACAGATAGTGGTTGCTAAGTAGAGTTTCGTCGAAACTTACTTTAGCCAAATCCTTGGTATAAACATTTTTGCCATATCCCGCGGTCGGCTTAAGGCGGGATGGTTCGCGTAATTCAGGTTATTGTAGAAATTGGATCAATCTGACAAAAAATAGTCAGGTAACGATGTCGACATCAATACTATCCATTAATATTAGGTTCTGATTATAATGATAACAGTATTTTGATCCGAACGTGTGTGCTTCAGTTGATCGGATTGACTGCTTATTCAAGTTATGGTAATTTAAATTTGTAGGTTAATTAACATACCAAAAAAATATCAATGAAACGCGTAACCCTAGCATTTGGTTCAATAAGCATAGGGCTTAAGCGAGATTGCGAACAGCGCCATCTAATTAGACCATCACTTACAGCTACCGAGCAGCTGGCACTGCAAGATGCCATAAAGAATGCTGTGCTGATGCTGGATCTGCGTGGTTTGCTGCACATGCTAATCCGCGACCCTGCCTTGGCGAGATATGACAATCATCAAGTCGTAAATCATCTAGAGCAAATGGTGCGGCTAGGTAAACTGTGCCTCTGCAATAGCCAGGTCTTTGACCAGGTACATGGTGGCGATCCAGTGTATAAAATACTACGCAAACTGGCTTCCAAAACAGAAAAGTTCCGGTTTGAAAGCCAAACATTCCGACTGGTTGACGTATCGCAATGGCGAAAAATTCGCATCGATAGCCAATATCAAGTAATGCAACAGGATCAGGCCAGACAAATTCTTTCTAAATTGGCCGTATCTCCCATGGTGTTGGTTACCGAAAAAAAACCGCTCTTGGACGCTATGGAACTACTTGCAGATGTACGGCAATCCTTGCCGGAAACAGGCATACTGCTTTTACGGTTCATACCCATGGTTCGCGCCAAAACAACCGCCGCCAGCGAGATTGTATCTCCATCGCAACTGGCTAAAATGGTGGTAAAATCAGAAAAACATTGGATCGAAATTAAATTGGTAGACACTTATAATAACCCGGTTCCGAACGCAAAATACCGCGTTCAATTACCGGATGCTTCCTATGTGGATGGATTGCTTGATGAAAATGGTTTGGCATGGATAGGTGATTTGGCCTCTGGCGGCAGTTGTAAAATAAGTTTTCCTGAAATTGATGCCCAGGAATGGAATTAAAATTCGAAGTGAGAAAGGCGTTCAATGAGTAAAGTGCACGAGGTAAAGCAAGGCGAACATATGTCGTCCATCGCATCTCAATATGGTTTTTACGATTTTAAAACCATTTGGGATGATCCCAATAATGCGGATATAAAAAAATTGCGAGACAATCCCAATGTATTGTACCCTGGGGATCAGATTTACATCAGGGACAAAAAAAATAAAGAAATTCCCCGTCCTACTGATCAAAGCCATGTATTTAAAGTAAAGCCCCCTAAATTAAAACTGCATTTAATGGTGGAGAACATTTACCATCAGCCCGTTGCCAGCGCGGAATGTAGCTTACAGATTGATGGCAAAACTATTAAAATAATGACTGACAGTCAGGGCTACATCAAGCAAGACCTGCCCTTATCCGCGACTCAAGCGGTTTTACACATTAAAAATCCCGAGACGCCATTTAATGATACACAGCTAACCATAAATATCGGCCATTTGGATCCGGTTGATCAAGTATCCGGACAAACCGCTAGGCTAAACAATTTAGGTTATTACGCAGGTCCCGATCAAAACGCTACCAACGAAGCTAATCAGGCCATGTTCCAGTCAGCCATGGAAGAGTTTCAGTGCGACCAAGAGCTACTTGTAGATGGGATTTGTGGCCCAAAAACCCAAGATCAACTGAAAAAAGTACATGGTTGCTAATAATTATGAACGCAAAACCAAACGATTTTGGTTGCGGAAGCTGGGTTGTTGCTTTTTAATCCGATCGACTCATGCCGCTCATTGAGCCATTTGCTCTGCCGGGCTATAAGTCCGGAAACTGACTGCGCCGCAAGGCATCTGTCAGCGCGCTTTGGCAGAGCAGGCGATGAGCATCACCATCACCGCCAGTGTATCCTTGCTGGTAACGGGATTTAAATTCCGGGTCCAAGGCTGCTGCCGCTCTGGAAAATGCCCCTGCCGATATCGATACCATGGTATGACCATCCGGGTTTTCCATTGCAAACGGTGCATGGGGCCAGGGCTGATGGGGTGAGTTAAAGTGTTTTAGTTTGTCGTGAAAAGGCAGTTGCGTGTAGATTCTAAATTTCTTATCGGCTATGCCGCGGTTTTTCCAACTTTCCGCCGCATCTACAATCTGATCCAGGACGTGAGTTAAATCCGGGGGGTCTATGGAATACAATTCGGTGATGAGGTTGTTGCAAAAATGATCACCCGCATTGTGATTTAAGAAATCCGCCAGAATGCCGTTTCCGCTGGAAAATCCGGAAATAGCGCAAGGGCCAATATTGTCAGGGTCAAAATAATATTCCTGGGCACGCATTTCCCAGGCGTAAAAATCATGCAGCAAACTGTGGGCGAACTGGCCGCTCAAAAAATTGCCTATGGAGTTACCGTAATTCATGGGCATGACTACGGCCATTTTTTTACCGGCGGCAGCGGCTTGGTGAGGCAGGCCCATGTCTTCCCTGGAAGAGTCCAGCTTGGTGTGATTGCTGCCCGTACCGTTGGCGTAGCGGGAGATAATCGGGTTAAAGCTTTGAAAACCCATGTATTTAAGGCCCACGTCCCATAAATGCTTAAGTCCGGTGGGATATCGATCGTTGTTGTAATAAGGCCCCAAAAACGGATGTATCATGATTAGGTAAGACAAGCCGGGAGTACTTTCGTCAAATATTTTGACCGGAATATCTTTAGGCATGCTGACAAATACGACACCCGGTACGCTGGCAAAGGGTTTGCTGAGACGAAAACAGCGGACATTAGCTGCCGGGTCTACCGTGCGTCGTTCGTAATCAGGGGCTCGCGCTGTCTGGTCTATGGGCTGCGGTTTGAGAAAGTATATGTCTTCAGGCTCCTCCAAGGTTTCAAACACGTCATCCAGTGACGGATATACGTCATGGATGATGTTTTTAACTTGCTCGTTGACTAGCCGGAATGGCGTCACAAATCCTCTAAACAGGTTGAGTATGAAACGCGGCGCACCGGAGCCCAGCAAATCTATACCTTCCGGCATGGCGAACATGGCGCACTGATCTTGACGGCTGTACTTTATATTACGGTCGAAGCGGCCTTGGCCTTTGTAGACGAAGTTACCTTCAATGTTGTACAAACTTCTATCTTTGGGATCAATATAAATGTCCACAAAATCATCGGGATTGGCCATAAAAGAATACAAAGCGGCATTGCCCCAGGTGCCTATGGTCAGGGCCGGTATTTCCGTATCGTTTAATTTAACGATGATATTCACCTGACTTTCCGTCACGTAACCACAGTTTTCGTGATGATGGCTGTGTTGTAATTTAAAAGCTTGTACCTGGATAAAGACTTCTTCGCTCATAGCTTAGTTGGCTTAGGATTGAGTAGGAGATTGCCCGCCGGTAAATGCGGTCATATTTTGGATGGCGGAGGCGTCGCGGTTGGCTGCAAAACCATGTAATACCGATAAGTCGGTAGTCATGACTGCCAAAATGCATTTTTTACCGGCCATACATTGCAGCCGGTAGCTTTTACTCGCATCCAATCTGCTCAAGTCAAATACGCAATTGTTCTGAGCATCCTGCGCAGCCGCGCTGGCAGGTAATTCCATAATCTGCTGACCGTCCTCGCCCGTAACCAACAGCCTTGCCTTGTTGCGTAAGGTTTCCGGCAAATAAATAAAGTATTTGCGGGCATATTGGTCATTGCCGTGTTCACAAGGCGAGTCCTGCACCAGACGGTCGTAAAACCGGCAGGCAAAAGTGTCTCTGGATTTTTGAAACAATCGCCTTTCGTTGTCCAGTTGGGTATGCAGCCGCCGGTCAGCATCCGACCAGAAGCGTTTTTTGCAAGCGGCGGCGGATTCCTCTACGCTGGGGCAGGGCCATTTATCCGGCTCAACGCGTGTGCCTTTTCTAAAAATTAAAATCATTACTCGGCGGTTGGGGGCATTCCTGATATTACGTTCTGTATGGTCGGAATGGTTGTTGTACTGCTGTTGCTCGTGTTTGGAAAAAATCAGCAACGGGTTGAACTTACCGCATCCCTGGTAATCGCCTTTGCCATGGGCATGGCTGCCGCCGGCCAGAAAATCCCGAGCCTGCAAATGCAAATCTGCACCACATAGTTTGTCCATATAATCTTTAAATAAAGCTTGGCGTTCCGTGGCGTTTTGCGAGATGGCGTGCAACGCGGTTTGCCCGCGGCCAAGGCTGGCCAGCATCACTTGTAGACTATGCTTACCCCAGTTGTCATTACCTAAAGGCGTGGCGTACAGCTTCTCCCAGAGCGCCGTATTGCGGGTCAGCAGCGCATAGATTGCGGTGGCGCGACGGCCACTTAGGGATTTGTTGAAAGCCTCATCACCCACCGGATCAGCATGTCCGAATATCGCCAAAGAACAACCTACACCGTCTTCAGCCTTGCTCCATGTGGTATGCGTGGTTGTTAATTCCTTAAGTTCGGCCAGTTCCTCCAGCATGTCCGGAGCCACAAAAGAGGAGCCGAAATGAAAACGGATATCGTCTACTTTCCAGCAAGCCACCGCCACCAGTCCAGCTTTATAAGTATTAAATTCGCTATCGGTGGTGGTACCCGCCACAAAATCAGGTGCTTCGCTTTGCGGGTGGTGACCGCTAGTGCCGCCGCCGCTTAGCTTGGCACAGCCACAATCCTGCTTTTGCATGATTTTGTTATCCATTTAAAAGTTAATTAAAATTCATGAGGACATTACTCAACAGCTTAGGATTTCCAGCCGCTTGGTTTGGAAGGCCGGGTCGCTGCCTATCTGCAAATCATGATCGCATTGAAATTCATCAACCGCTAATTTGAATCTGGTCGCATTTTCCGCATCGCTGTTATTGGGCAAAGGCCCAGCAAGGTAGCCAAAATTATTCAGTGTGGCAATCAGGTCGGAGTGTTGAGACAACGGTTCCAGATGGACTATAGTTTGCTGTTTAATCCAGGTGTCGATAGCTGAACACGAAAATCGCCATGTAAAACGAACTTTAAAAGTGGGAATTTTCTTGGTTGCTGCTAGCCTATCAATCCTTCGTTCCGTCACCTTCAGGTAGTCGGCGACCTGCATGATGGTTAGGATCTCAACCTCGCTTGTATTTTTAGACATAGTAGTGACCAAGATATGTCAAGATAGTAGAGAATAGTGCAAAATTTTCAAAGAATCAATTACTAGATGTAACGGCTTGCAATTAAAACCAATCTGGCACACATTTAACGCTATTTCGGGCTCAAATTAAGGGTTCTGTCGCAACTTTTACAAGTTCGAGGCGTCGAGGTTGATCACTCAACGGGGTTGTAAGCCGGAACCCCAGAAAATTTTGCCACACTGAATAAACCTATTTTGCACATTCCACTACAAATCAGCCACCTGTTTCGAGGTAAACCAAGCCATCAATTCCGATATGATTACAGCAGTATTGAATGACGGCTTTGGACATGGCGAATTGTCGCAAACGACCTAGGCTGTATAAAAACGTAAAAATATAATACAAAAATTAAATTATTCACCACTTGACTGGTTATTTAATTCTCTCAAGCAAGATAAATCTCCATCCAGACATAAAAATAATCAGATAAATAGATTTATTTTTCCACCATATTTTTGGATTTTACGTTTTTACACAGCCTGGACCCATTCTTGCCGGTCGCGTTTCTCCAAAGCGGCCAGTCAGTAAAATCCAGACTCTGCGAACTGGAGAACTACAAAGCAGCCATTGGTGACCTCACACAATCGGCCATCAAGAGACAGTCAAAAATTTAAACGAATGACAGGACTGATTTATATAGCTGCCATTCATTGAAAATAAATTAATAGGCATGAACTTCTGAATCAAGATCCACTGGATAGCCAGATTTAGAACGTTCTGGCTATCCAACTGTAGATTTATGCTGTAGCGATTTGCATTGCAGACTGTTTACGACGAACAACCCAGCCTAATAATGGCAAGCCTAATAACATCATTGCCCATTCTCCAGCTTCGGGAACTGCGGATACAGAATATCCTGAGTTACTGAAACCATAATGCTTTTCTGATCCAATAACGAGGTAGTTGTAACTCTGGCCGGGAACTTCGATAGAGTAAAAGTAATTTGTAGCGGTATCACCGATTGCTAAATTAGAATTGGCGAATACGAAATTGTTGTACGTACCATCGAAAGATATTTGTGCACCACTTGATAACCAAAAACCCCCAAACAGACTGATGCTATCAACGAATAAGCTTCCATTGCCACTGAACGCAACACCATCAAAAAAAACAGAGGCATTTGAGATATTAGTAATAAAGTTACCTGTAGCGGTACCATTGAACTTAGCAATAATTTCGTCCGAGCCAATTTTCCAGTCTAATTTATATTCAGTGGTATCAGCATAGGCATAATTGATGCCAAATAATGTAAATAATACCAGCAGTTTTATAAAGCGCTTACAATCTGAGTTGAGTTGAGTTGAGTTGAGTTGAGTTGAATGCATTATGTTTCCTTGAATTGGTTATTACAATAAATTTTCACCTAATTTAACCGATCAAAGAGGCAATCCAGCAATCCTCGCAACAAGAACCCTAAGACTTTCCGCTTCCACCATTTGGTAGAATTGGCCTTTACTCTTGTTGATGTTTTAACACATAAAACTGGTATTTTCAATTGTACCTAACATATTTTTCTATTCTCCACACCACTATAATCAATAAGTAGCCTATAGAGCGGAAAAGCGATAGAATTCAACCAAAAAAAATCAAGTCTATCGTTTTTCTATATCACATTTCAAAAATAGTTGCAACTAATTGATATATATACATTATTGATAGGCCCTATAATAACTCAGTAGAATTGTAAGTACATGGACATCCCTACAATCCCTTTCCCTCGATCGCCAGATTGCAGAGCCTAATAAAATCTATCCAAAAAATTTCATACTCCTTAATTGTTAATGCTTAACTGACCGACAGCTTTGTATACATCAAGAGTCATTTAAAAAATTAGGCTGAATGGCAGCTTGGGGTCGATTTTGCACCTTCAATTTTGACAAGGCCATAAGGCGCAATCAAAAAAGTCTTGTTTTCATAGAGTGGAATAGGTCTAACCGTACTCCACCCTTTACATCAATCACCGTATAATTGAGCTAATGCAATTTTAAACCACCTAAAAGAATGCTAATCAGCTTCATTTATGCAGCCACTCATTATTTCATCTGTGCCAACTGCCTTAATCCCGCTTCAATTTCCAAGCCTAAATTACTCAAACAAGTGCTTTGCGCGGCGACGATTGCTTCTGGCTGTGACTGGGCAGCAACATCGCAGCTAAAGTTGTGTGTTAGCAAGGTTTGTTCCTGATGTTTAATCTGCCATTGTGCGTTGAGTTGGCTGTGTTGGTCGGCATTTTGATGGAATTGAAAAATATCCACACTGACTTGGTAATCAATCTGTTGGCGTTGTGACCAGGGATAACGCAAAATTTGTTCAACACCCAGTCGTTTAGCCAAAAATTGCGCTATGCTTCGGTTAATGTTTTCGGTTAGATTTTCTGCCCAGCGATGTTGCTCATCTAAAACATACTGGTTTTCGCTCTTGGCTATTACCATTTGTGGTCGATTCAGATATTCAGGCACATGTATAGGCCCTATACCAATGAGTAGTTTAGAGTTGAAGGCTACGCTAGGAGAGGGGGTGTCTACACTCGTTTCCGCATTCAGCATATAAAATTCAACCGGGCTATGCGAACTGCATGCACTTAACATAAGTGAGCTTAACGCGACTATTCGCAGTCTGTTATTGTGTTTGTACAGTGTTAAAAACAGTTTATTTTCCATAAATAATTTCATTCGGTTGTCGCTCCAGCGATTCTGATAAATCTTTCATGGCACGTGAGGCATCACGCATTTCTTTTAGGGTTTGTCCTAATAGCGAATCGGGGTTGGCTAATTCTTCAAAGGCATTCAGTGTATGTTGCGAATTTTGCAGGGCTTGGGATGCAGTATTAAGGCTGATTGTTGCAGCTTGCACCATGGGCACTAGTTGTTGATGTATATCTTGTATACCGGCGCGTGTTTCAAGCAACGTGCTGTTGGTATTTATTAGCACTGGACCTACTTGCGCATTTAGCGTATGGATTAATTTTTGGCTTTCCTGTAAAGAATTGGATAAGGCTAGTAATGAGTTTTTTAAATCATTAGATTTTAATAAACTTCGGGTTTCTTCCAGGGTTTCGGATAAATCTTTGACCATTTTTTCAAGCGGTAATTGCCGTAGTTTTTTAAACACTTCTTCGGCAGTATTTTTAATTTCATCCGCTGTGGTTGGTACGCTGGGTAATTCGGGTAAGTCCTTGTAATCCATATTAACCAGATTAATCTGTTTGTCATGATAAAAATCGAAATCCACATACAGTAAGCCGGTTAATAAGCTTTGCGTTTCCAAACGCGCTTTTAGGCCTAAGTCAATTAAGTGCTGTCTTTCCTGCTGCTGCTGTGAGTCGTTATGTGGAGACGAATTATGTCCTGAGAAGTCGCGGAGCAATTCGGGTTCTATTTCTATGACAACCGGTTTAAAAATCCGTCCAGTGGCAACGTCCATCTCTAAAGAAATTTCTACCACTTTGCCAATTTGTACTCCTTGCAATTTAACCGGAGCGCCAATATTCAAGCCGTTTAAAGCGGAATCAAAAAAAATGACAAAGCGTTTTTTGTTTTTAAAAAAATCGCTACCGCCAAAGACTAGTACTGCTATGGTAAATAAGAGTAATGCACCAATTAAGAATGTGCCAATAGCCAGTGGATTTGCCTGTTTACTCACAAAATACCTCCGAGGTTAGGATGGGCAGACTGCGGATTACTACGAGTCAAAAAATCCTGCACTTTAGGATTTGTGCAGGTATTTAACAACTGTTTTGGTGGGCCGACTGCTAGCATGGTTTTGCTTTCGGCATCCAGAAATACCGAATTGGTACCAATAGCGAAAATGCTGGCTAATTCA contains:
- a CDS encoding carbonic anhydrase; translated protein: MSKIHNEVLLANREYVANFDKGDLAMPPARQFAILTCMDARLDPAKYAGLSEGDAHVIRNAGGRASDDAIRSLVISYKLLGTKEWFVIHHTDCGMETFTDEIMRRLLGSSLKTASVDATGWHDHGEGPGSAEAKYVDWLTISNQVESVVEDVTRIKSHPLVPKEIPVYGYIYDVKSGRLIEVPEATAIGQAN
- a CDS encoding GyrI-like domain-containing protein; protein product: MLDNPQLTQTVEQLTAVIRLTVPVSEISHVMGPAIAEIMAAIANQGVDIIGPCFSYHYKRPSEIFDFEVGFPISRAITSIGRVKNSNLPVVKVARTIYHGGYDGLAKAWGEFCAWIETKSLNPQESLWECYLVGPESGPDASKWQTELNRPLND
- a CDS encoding peptidoglycan-binding protein; translation: MSKVHEVKQGEHMSSIASQYGFYDFKTIWDDPNNADIKKLRDNPNVLYPGDQIYIRDKKNKEIPRPTDQSHVFKVKPPKLKLHLMVENIYHQPVASAECSLQIDGKTIKIMTDSQGYIKQDLPLSATQAVLHIKNPETPFNDTQLTINIGHLDPVDQVSGQTARLNNLGYYAGPDQNATNEANQAMFQSAMEEFQCDQELLVDGICGPKTQDQLKKVHGC
- a CDS encoding helix-turn-helix domain-containing protein codes for the protein MSKNTSEVEILTIMQVADYLKVTERRIDRLAATKKIPTFKVRFTWRFSCSAIDTWIKQQTIVHLEPLSQHSDLIATLNNFGYLAGPLPNNSDAENATRFKLAVDEFQCDHDLQIGSDPAFQTKRLEILSC
- a CDS encoding PqiC family protein — protein: MENKLFLTLYKHNNRLRIVALSSLMLSACSSHSPVEFYMLNAETSVDTPSPSVAFNSKLLIGIGPIHVPEYLNRPQMVIAKSENQYVLDEQHRWAENLTENINRSIAQFLAKRLGVEQILRYPWSQRQQIDYQVSVDIFQFHQNADQHSQLNAQWQIKHQEQTLLTHNFSCDVAAQSQPEAIVAAQSTCLSNLGLEIEAGLRQLAQMK
- a CDS encoding MlaD family protein; this translates as MSKQANPLAIGTFLIGALLLFTIAVLVFGGSDFFKNKKRFVIFFDSALNGLNIGAPVKLQGVQIGKVVEISLEMDVATGRIFKPVVIEIEPELLRDFSGHNSSPHNDSQQQQERQHLIDLGLKARLETQSLLTGLLYVDFDFYHDKQINLVNMDYKDLPELPSVPTTADEIKNTAEEVFKKLRQLPLEKMVKDLSETLEETRSLLKSNDLKNSLLALSNSLQESQKLIHTLNAQVGPVLINTNSTLLETRAGIQDIHQQLVPMVQAATISLNTASQALQNSQHTLNAFEELANPDSLLGQTLKEMRDASRAMKDLSESLERQPNEIIYGK